One Dermacentor albipictus isolate Rhodes 1998 colony chromosome 10, USDA_Dalb.pri_finalv2, whole genome shotgun sequence genomic window, gttgccgcgccgaacgctgctttgctcgacgctcaccgcgtccaatgcggggcgcgtagtcgctgccctgtagcccattgtcttacaccccttggcgggtcgacgggaacgctgtcgcgttccactcttgaaggcgaagaagtaatgcatgagttgtttcttcgtctagccgaaccaaatatagccaagcaacagcagttcaccaggctaaacagtggttcaacaactaaaataaaggctaatatgcttcgcatcctgggcttaaccttacctaagccacagccatttttttttgtttctttagtaCGTTGCAACGAAACGAAACATGTACTGTCAGGTGGTCGCTCAAACCGCGCAATAAGGTGACAGGGGTAAAGTTATCAGGGTGAGTTGTTAATACAAGATCTAAAACGTTGGACGAGTGAGCAGTGACGCGTGTTGAGTCAGTGACGAGCTGCGTTAAGCCGAATGTCATACACGTGTTTAAGAAGTCACTACCGGGGCTGGATTTAGATAATGTAGAGGCAGGATCGGACCAATCAATagttggaaaattaaaatcgccaaacAGAAGGACAGGACTGTTAGGATAtgtttttgttaatgtatttAAGGCTTCATGAAGTGAAGGCGTGAAAGAACTGTCGGTACTAGGGGACCGATAGCAAATACCAATCAGAATGTGCGGGTGTGTGGCAATGCATCGAATCCAAATCATTTCCAGTTGTGAAGAGAGGTTTACAAGTGAACAATGTAGGTTACGCTTAGTGGCGATTAATACACCCCCACCGCGCGAGTTATCGGGTCTATCTTTCCGAAAAATGTCAAAATGCGAGAGGTAAGGGAGAATTTCGGTATCATCGATTGATGTgttaagccatgtttctgttagtagtAAGACATCGCAAGAAGATGAGCCTATTAGACTGCACAGTGCATGACGCTTGGGAACAACACTTCGAATGTTAGCGAGCAGGAATGATAAAGGCTGACAGTTCTGTGGTTGCGGTGTACATTTTGGTCTCAATGATGGCTAAAGGCGTTCCTCAATGACCTGGTTAGTAGTGTGGTCGAATTAGTAGGTTTTTTCACCTATCATAAGCTTTTCATGCCGCAACTTGAACCGCAGTTTACGGGCCCTTCCAAACTCGATGAGGCGTTTCTGGGCAAGGCGCGTGCTTGGGGCGAGATCTTGTGCAACGGCATAGCAGGTACCTTTGAACTTACGAGCCGAAGAAAGGATAAGATCTTTGCTTTTAAAGTGAGCGAACCTCACAATTATAGGCCTGGACTTTCCAGTTTGGAAAGACCCAATGCGATGAGCACGTTCAATATCACCCGGTTCTATTTGTACATCTAAATGTTGTCTACAATGTGCAATAATAACTTTCTCAGAATCAGACCATGATTCTTTAGGTTTATCGGCGATGCTGTAAAAAACAAGGTTATTTCTTCTAGATCTATTTTCAGCATCGTTTATCCGGGCAGACAGTACACCTATCTGTGCCGTATTTTCAGTGCTTATCTCATGTAGTCTGCCTAATTCAATTTGCATGTCATCAATACCAGCACAAGCTGTCTCAATTTTGTCTAGCCGTGTTTTAATTTCACAGAACGTCTTATCATGATCAACTAGTTTTTTTTCAATAGACTTTAGCTGTTCGAGCATTACCGTCTGTCCAGATTGCAGTTCTTTCAATACATTAATCTCTTTGTCGGGGCCGGGGTTAGATTCGATATCACCAGCTAGCATGAGAAGTTTGAACAGCATATGCGCACAATCACACACAATGGAACAAAAGCGCCGTGGGCCCGGCAGCACAAGAAGTGCACGGTGGCTACTAGGTTTTGCGTAAAGGCAATAAGAGTTCGTTACCTGCACCAGGAAGAAGCGTGGAACGTTAGCACGGGCCATCGCTAGCTTGCTGCCGGGCCCACTGAAGGGCGCGTTGCTCGGGCGcagctttttaacaaaattcCACGCATGCGCAGGATGCACAGGGGTGGTTCCGGTGTTTGGATGACTCGGTGAATGCCACGATGCTTGCAGATATAGTCGGCGGCCGTGTACAAAGTGCGCGGACCGCGATGTGCTGTTGGTAAGCCGGTGATTTGAAGCCCAGTACGGCTCCACTGGATCCGCCGCAATACGCCCGTAGATCGGAAGTCTTGCGCCTGGACCTAACCCGGCGACAGACTCTGGGCACGAGGCACTGAAGCTGGAAGGCTCCAGGAGCTGCAAGCTCCAAAGTCCAAGGAACTGCACCAGGAAGAAGCGTAGAACGTTAGCACGGGCCATCGCTAGCTTGCTGCCGGGCCCACTGAAGGGCGCGTTGCTCGGGCGcagctttttaacaaaattcCACGCATGCGCAGGATGCACAGGGGTGGTTCCGGTGTTTGGATGACTCAGTGAATGCCACGATGCTTGCAGATATAGTCGGCGGCCGTGTACAAAGTGCGTGGACCGCGATGTGCTGTTGGTAAGCCGGTGATTTGAAGCCCAGTACGGCTCCACTGGATCCGCCGCAATACGCCCGTAGATCGGAAGTCTTGCGCCTGGACCTAACCCGGCGACAGACTCTGGGCACGAGGCACGAAAGCTGGAAGGCTCCAGAAGCTGCAAGCTCCAAAGTCCAAGGAACTGCACCAGGAAGAAGCGTGGAACGTTAGCACGGGCCATCGCTAGCTTGCTGCCGGGCCCACAATATTCATCCAATGCTCCAAAATCCCATAAAACTGCTGATTAAAACTATCCGCTATTTCAGTAGCATCCGTGGTAATCGTGTCGCTAATTCTTATTCTATTAATCTCATCTTTAGGCTTACTCAAGTGAAACCAAAATTTCTGTGGATCAGTCTTCAGAAATGCTGCTAAAGTCGGCGAAAAATATTTTCCCCTGACGCAGCTGACTTAGGTCATATTTAATTTCCTTAAACACTGGTGTTAACGTCCCATGCTCCTTGCGATATCTTTTTATTCTACGCTTAGTGTGCATGATTTCACGCGTAATCTAAGGATGTTGCCGTCTTTTAAATATTTTCCTGTCTGGACCCAAATTTTTAGAGCAGGGCCTAAGTATTTTAGGAAATCGTTGTCAAGAGCTTTCCACATCATCACCTATAATTCCAAGGTTCCCATCTATGTAGTCAATAATGGAAACGTCATCAGCTCTGCTATATTCTTTAATCGAAGCGACATTGAACGCATGCATTCGTTTATTTTTAACCTTCCAAGAAAAGCAAATTAACCTATGGTCAGATATGCCAGGGTCAAGTGTAACAACTCCTCCTCTAAACGCTTCGCTAATGAACGGAAAGCCAAGAATTGATGTGTCGCGAGTACATTCAGTAACtattgggctgccgagcacgaggtggcgggatcgaattcgagccacggcggccccatttcgatgggggcgaaatgcggaaacacgcgatttaggcgcacgttaaagaatcccaggaggtcaaaatttccggagtctcccactacgtcGTGTCTCATcaacagatcgtggttttggcacgtaaaaccccataaattatttTAAATAATTTTCACATTCAGTAACTCTCTGATCAAGATCAAGCGCAAGCATAATGTCCAAAATAGCATCCCTCGTTTACAAAGACAAATTATTCCAATTTATGAGCGGCAAATTAAAGTGACTAGTTAAAATCAGATTTTTGTTTCGTAACATTAGCAATTGATCGTACAGTATATTCAAAAAGCTGTCGTCAGTATCCGGAGTACGATAAACTGCACACAGGTGAAACATAGTTTCCTTCactttaattaaaaaaaaggcaaaaaaaaaggctttgaTGTTCAGCACGCCGGCCGGCGCAACAGGCGCGCGCGGgatttacaaaagaaatacggcagcaacaaagaaactgtctacgtagatgcggcccgttacgagcggcggcgtggtttcgcggttgcagtcacggaccatagcggaacttgcgtcgcgagcgcgacgatacgcacggaagagacggaggcggccgaggaagcagcgatagccctcgcggtggccaccatggatgccgaggtgataatcagcgactcgcaggcagcgatacgcaactatgctagcggccggatctcccgggaagcggcccacattctccaaattcaacagggcaatatttgccgcaaaaacgaccgtttcctcgtatggacccccgcccacacggaccctccgctctcgggaaacgagacggcccacgccacggctcgaggacttacatgccgagccgcggcgcccgccggcaatcccgacgtctcgcccaccgcgagagtgatgcaggagtggacgtggggggatcgcatgaccactttcagagacatcacgcaacactacagattgaacagatgtaaatacccaccaccgcacgccaatctaaacaagaaacaggcggttgcctggaggcaattgcagacacacacatatcctaacccggtgatccttcacctctgctaccccgacatatatccgtccgacgcctgtaaagcgtgcggagccagagcgacgctgcagcacatgctgtgggcatgcgccggtagccagcagcaggagtctccgacgaacgggatagaaatggcagtctcggaccgaggggcgcgttgggaggcggccctgctcagccacgacctcgccgatcaactgtgggccgtccggcacgccgaggaagccgcccgggtccaaggactcgaggccgtcacctaggctggggtgcttatggccccaccccacccaaatcgccgggcattttcaataaagtttttcatcatcatcatcatcatcatcattgatgTTCAGCAATCTGCCTTTCGATGACAACATCGACGCCGTATTTAATCACAATCGCGGCACCATTCCCTCTAGACTTCCTGTCCCGTTGATATAACTGATAACCTGGTGGTACGATGCAATCGTTATGAGTAGTTCATGTAGCCAGGTTTTGGTTATCACACACGCGTGCGGATCCAAAGAGAGCAAACATTCTTCAAATGTTTCTGTCTTGTTCACAATGCTTCTTGCATTGAGAGAAACCAACCGCACTTCGAACAGATCCGGCCACAAACTTTTTGATAAAGATGCGGTGTTCCACCCAATCAATCTTTGGGAATTTAAAACGTCATCCCATACATAATATTGCCCATTACTCTTCAGCGTGACGTAAACGAGGGAAACCTTACTTCCGGCCTTTTTTTCGAGTTTAGCACCTTGCCAAATATGTTTGCGTGCATAAAGTTTCAGCGCAGTAATCATTATCAATTCTTAAGTTTTCTCCTTTGAGCTAAGAGATGTTGCTCCAGACTGCTTGTTTTTCCCTGTAGTCCTGAAAGTGCAATATGACTGGATGTTTAGAAGAAGGCTTCCCCAATCTATGAATTGGAAGTACGGTGAACACTGCACACCCAATTTAGCAGGAAACAGGTAATGGATAACCTTCTTACGCAAGTCCGACTCCGATTCGTTAGGATCTTGTTGTATGCTAAAGACAATTAAATTGGACCTCCGGCTTCCATATTCTACACCTTCAAGTCTCGTTTGATGCCGTGTAAGCGCATCCTGTTCACCAGTTACAGCTATACGTATGCTTTCAGTTTCATCTGTTCTCATCTGCAACTCTTATAAGTTTGCCTGTATATTATTTAAACGATCACCAAAGTTCCCTAGCGTCCTTTATGTGGCCTCTAAATGAGATATAATGTCTATTTGCCACTCGATTAGCGTCCGGAACATCGCCGCAAATAAGCAGCATACATGAACAATAGCAGTTATCGGCATAGTTGAAACGCGTACATAGGCACGGCAAGAGAACAAGAAACCTGTCGTCAGTGCGTATGGTACAGCCATAACTAACCTGTACCAGGAAAAGACGGAACATTTTCAGTTTCCTGCTCACAGCGCTTTCGCGCCCACTGAAGATCGACGGATGTGGTGCCGAATTTATGGGTTCCAGGGTCGATGACGCCGTGGTCGATGATGACAGGAATCCAAGCACCTGTGGCGTCCCCACCATGACGGCGCTGCCAGATGTGCCGTTTTTGATGACCAGTCTTTCTGTTGGGACTCGATAAAGCTGGGCGAGAGTCTGCGATGTTGCATGTGAACTTGCCAGCAGGAATGCCTGTGCCAGGAAAAAGGCGGAGCATTTTCAGCGTCCTGCTCACAGCGCTTTCGCCACGCcagggtaggcatagaaatgcttacgaaGTTAATAACAGGTAATGCGAGAATGTGTGTGCATACGTATCGTCACACTTGTTTTATCATAACTATCTCAGAAAATTATATGACAATTGGCCGCTGAGATGACTGTATCAttacgtcgagtttcattaacTCTTCTTAATTAGGTATGCCACAGTGAGGTTGTAAAGGTTGTGGAATTTCTGTCTACTTCTGCAGAAGGGAAACGGGCAGCCCCACGTGTTTCTgctagaataaaactctagtCTTTCCAAGTTTCATTAAGCTAACAAACTAAAGAGTATGCTGAATGGCACAAACGAACAGACGTGTTTTCTTTCGTGCACTACTTTTTTGGACTGCGCCTCGATCAATGGTGTTTTGTTTCATATACGCGTTCGCCTTTGCTGTCCAACCACGTTCATATCATGGAATGGGGTTTAATTTGGGAGCACAACGACAGCTTCGCTGACATTCCTCCTTGACTGAGTACAATGACCCCCAATTTTTATTTATTGGTACTGCAACCACCATTACAAGGTTGACATGGTGGGATACAAACtagaagaaaatacaacataatggcaCAAAGAGACATGCTCAGGTTACGAAGTTTCCAAATAAGAGGCACATTATTACAAAAAGAAGAGTAGTATAAAGACAAAAAGACATGAAATTACGCTAAAGAGCAACAAAATGTGTTtctgtcgtaaaaaaaaaaagatgaaaacacAGATAATGAATCTGCTTCGACAACGGTGTTGCTATTATTCCTGGTTATTATTCCAGGGGGCCTGTAAAGTTAAACACGTGACACCCTTCATTAAGTGCAACACCGGTGTTCTTTACCCCATTTCGTTGGCTTGTGGTAAAGTATATAGGCCAGACAGGTAGGTGCGTTAATAAGCGCTTGCAAGAACATAACCTTTCCTTAAGCGGGGACCAGGGAAGGGATTTGTTTGTTCATTACCGCGGCTGCAAATAGTGCAAAAAAGTGCGCCATCTTTTGGTCGTGCGACCATTTTAGGATAGGGCATGACCAGATACGAACGCGAAATCTTAGAAGGTTTTCACATtggaaatgagaaagaaatttctGTCAGTGATAAGTGCTTACCTTCGAGTAGGTAAAATATGATAAATAATATGTTGACATTGTctggattgggggctcaatcccaccgttcgtaactcGTTGTCAATATTGGAGtggggcatgaattagaaggtagctggcccatgccgtcgcccaacttatccacgctgaggacgttgttgaagggaaggactgtttctcatcgagaacgaggaatatgggtttatttatagtatctacatcagtctagcatgactgcgagagaaagtacgtcagtctaacctgactgcgagagaaaagtgcatcagtctaacatgactgcttgagaaagtacctCGAGCAtctgcacaacagcggtttataaacactcggtcccccctcgaTTCCAAGgagacggaaacgttcgtccaggcgtcgtaaacaagccgcctctccgcgggacggcttacacacaaacgcacacgcgcacacccgcacaaacgcgcgcacacacacacacaaacacaaacacacacacacacacgcacgcacgcacacacgcacacacacacacgcacgcacgcacacacgcacacgcacgcacgcacgcacgcacacaaacacacacacgcacgcacgcacgcacgcacacacgcacacacacacgcacgcacgcacgcacacacacacacacgcacgcacgcacgcacacaaacacacacacacacacacacacacacacacacacaggttcttgcgtctcgaacggcgcgtgggaagaggcATCAGTAGACTTTCCCGCgggcactcccccgctcgcggccgacCAGGTGGGCGGTGgtgggctcagtaacaatagctGGTCCACCGACCGGgtttagtcacaatggcgacgaggctagagcgtaacggtggcgttccaagcaAAGGTTGCCGCCGcggtcgcaactggctggcaaaacttgcacctgagcaggccattcttaacagcgcctccatggcccggaaaatctcgactgtccagcgctgacaacagctgggcaggaagagaacggctggtggccaggggttgatgccttggctcgcagcgatcACTTGTGGAATGATGTCaccaccccaaaacatccaacaaggacaggcaagtgcaaaacgaaccccacaactcGGCTgcgcgccgagatgacgtacttGAATCTCACTTtggacccgctaggcttcaaagaaaacataagtgcagaaataaaaaaaatgctgcatatCGCTAAGCCATCgtttgaagcaatttcgtgctgacaaaatcagcaatcatggagaaaatcctgctaaatgagaggggatgtTCTTctcttaacaaaattaacaataataacccaaaaatttaggcgggacccttaaacgcagaattcaaattagcctgctcaaaccatccgcattgctatgcaactttcccttcttatatctaacggagaagttggactcttggagagtgagactaCATCGGAGcgagcggccatttttgtgtgacatttgattgagccatgtCAGAGGACAATGGTAGTTCTCGAAGATGAACTttgctccgtacaagtaacatgACAACTTCTgagcggcccaaactaaacaagcgcattccttctcggaagcgctgtaggcttcctctcttacatttagtttacggctggaatggaggataggatgctcctcgttatcgtcgccgacctgactgagtaccacgcccatacctctgtcacttgcgtcgcattgaactatgaattcctttgtgtagtctggcgcgcgaagcacaggacgagaaaccaatagcgttttcaaactttggaaagcgttctctttgtccttatcccagtgtacgctactcggtggtccctttcggagggcgtccgttaatgaccttgccatttgcgagtaattcggaatgtaccgttgataataccccacaagtcccaaaaattaacgaaggtctgttttcgtgcgcgactgagaaaattctccaatcgtagctatcttcagctcggccggccgtctggTGCCCTGGCctacaacatggcccagataagtaacctgcgaacaacgaaacctacacttttctgctttcatcgttaagccggcttccctcaaccgtgagaagacctgtttgaggtgcgatacgtgttcttcccagctgtctgaaaaaattgctacatcatcaagacaTAGCAAGGCGAACTCCCGCAAGTCCTTTAGCACAATATCCATTatcttagagaagctaaacggcgcgttattcagcccgaagctgagggcGAGCGgccgaaaagtgcctacaggtgagatgaaagcggcatagcggctggcactttctgaaaggggaacttgccagtacgcCCGCaggagatctatagttgaaatgtatttagcagcgctctttcagagggattatttctggaaactttgtagctggacacagcatggtaaacaagtacctgtaacccgattttgtttttggtagaggcaCTActgtgtctatcacaagtcgtctgaaaggttctgttattaagggcactacctttagtggagcctTCCATGTCTCTCCTATCCGCCgaggctgctcagtggctatggtgtgaggctgctgagcacgaggtcgcggaatcgaatcctggccatggcggccgcatttcgacggaggcgaaatgcgaaaacacccgtgtacttggacttaggtgcacgttaaagatcctcaggtggtcgaaatttcctgagtcctccactacggcgtgcctcataatcagaaagtggttttggcacgttaaaccccataatttttttagtgtctctcctggtttacccgagcgctggcaggcgtcgcatgatcttacaaagttttctacgtctttgaaacaagCAGGCCAGTAGTGTTGCATAAGCaacctttcctttgatttgtttatgcctaggtggccggaccacccatttccatgacggagactcaaaaggtcctccctgtacttagtaggtacgactaattgatctagaatcctaccctttcgatctctgtagtgccgatacaacaatgcTCCTCTCTCGTGTATCGTCACGTTAcacctagcaatgccttctttagctgtgtggtgtaatttagctaagctgtcatcattcaTTCGCtccgctgccagtgactctctgtccacacgtaagagctgatcaaagttctttgaggccggtgataaaaACGActctgtctcgcttgcgagtgcaTCAGCGGGCTCTTTCTGCAGGGGTGAACTTTGACACCTTAGCGATACGCTCACATTGAGCTGGTaagctggcaggctttcctcaactgttttttcctcacgcgagcctagctcggatttgGTTATTGAAGTTATCTCCTTTGCTACTCCCGCTggggcagcttgtgcattttcggcCGAAAGGGACGCGATTTTatgagcttggcctcgcgtcaatgcctgtactacgccgtctcccagtttaagccctttttcacgcagtaactgatttgaacgattcgaaaaaatgtaatggtactgcagtgacaaaaatttgcgATCAAAAATGCAGCCTCGCTCACTAGTTCCCCGattggtccactgattttgactttggccatggggaGACACACGccgtgttcttctacaacctgtttgattcatgctacttctccggtgaagtcatctaccgtcacgtaaggcggatggacaatgtccatcgtggcggacaatgtccatcgtggcggacaatgtccatcgtggagTCTcctagcactcggcatggtttgccattaacttgcagatcgtgaagatatgggcttaaaagttccacattctcgtctttttcctccgCGTAGGAGAAGACTGctctaggcttcccgcagtttacagctatatgtcccagtttgtggcattaaTAACAGCGGATTGGTCTGAAagattctaattttttttctgctcttttaGTAGTGTTTCCCCGTttgatttctcctcgctcttttctgggggcttttcctccacgtctacaggctccggtagtctagtctgcgaaccttttttgaacggaaatggtttacacggtccatttcgaccgtcccagttgccgtcctcggcgttcagttttctacgcgttgcgtactcttcggctaattccgccgccctttccacagtgtttacatttcctctgtcttgcacccacagtttcacagatggtgggatgcttttgtaaaactgctctagacacatgcattcaatgatcatgtgtctgctgtcgtacgcttccgcgcttttcagccactcgactaggttggcctttaagccgtatgcaaactccggatacccctcgctatctttcttgcctatgctcctaaacctttgccgaaaagcttcggctgaaaggcggtatttcttcagtaGACTAGCCTTAACtgtcgcataatcatatgcatcttccGCACTGAGCCTGGccattacttccgccgcctcagacggcaacatagacagccaccgctgtggccatgtactcggaccgaagttcatcttctcgcaggtcctttcaaaattgcttatgaacaagcctatgtcggccccgacctcaaatggctttaatagcctgtccacgcggtatgattctgcctctcTTGATCGTGCCAAAGCCCCTTCACCTCcctgagacaactccaaacgtttgctttgaacttgaagttgcatttttct contains:
- the LOC139050809 gene encoding uncharacterized protein, which gives rise to MVGTPQVLGFLSSSTTASSTLEPINSAPHPSIFSGRESAVSRKLKMFRLFLVQFLGLWSLQLLEPSSFRASCPESVAGLGPGARLPIYGRIAADPVEPYWASNHRLTNSTSRSTHFVHGRRLYLQASWHSLSHPNTGTTPVHPAHAWNFVKKLRPSNAPFSGPGSKLAMARANVLRFFLVQFLGLWSLQLLEPSSFSASCPESVAGLGPGARLPIYGRIAADPVEPYWASNHRLTNSTSRSAHFVHGRRLYLQASWHSPSHPNTGTTPVHPAHAWNFVKKLRPSNAPFSGPGSKLAMARANVPRFFLVQVTNSYCLYAKPSSHRALLVLPGPRRFCSIVCDCAHMLFKLLMLAGDIESNPGPDKEINVLKELQSGQTAYLKVPNAGMTKRLPFSRMPLHREITSMAPVLLEVPWKPVPTRPALSAVFDEQVAFPVQFLAPANLIYRNQLRVCDRSNLKFNKLLYHIHHTDRRLLMRSP